In one window of Leptospira sp. WS92.C1 DNA:
- a CDS encoding DUF1343 domain-containing protein, with translation MPPENHTGRMNKIEKLLRVSRIGMITNQSAFGSNGEYHFQTIRKFYDLKKIFLPEHGLFAELQDQVSGSNLRYHLDGVEFINLYGDQESSLVPDAVSLEGLDLIIIDIRDTGARYYTFLTTAYYFLEEISKWNSSGREEISVLVLDSPNPAGKRIEGSPLQKEYESFVGVRGVLHRHGLTPGELLSYYKKEFSLNIKMKIVKKGWYKKEDSEFLWIPPSPNIPFRSTCYVYAGQCLLEGTNLSEGRGTTRPFETFGAPYLDEQNETIRKVLESSQKESCILRPLKFIPTFHKHKDEICGGYQILLKKPEAFHSLFFSLKLIRLLKEEYTKDFAYRDGAYEFRSDLPAIDLLVGDRVLLDYLNGKYSDFSILEYLNEQEAVWKKNRKTLLEEI, from the coding sequence ATGCCTCCTGAAAACCATACAGGAAGGATGAATAAAATCGAAAAGTTACTTCGCGTTTCCAGGATCGGGATGATCACCAATCAGAGTGCTTTCGGATCAAATGGAGAATATCATTTTCAGACGATTCGAAAATTCTATGATTTAAAAAAAATATTTCTACCCGAGCACGGTCTTTTTGCGGAATTACAGGATCAGGTTTCGGGTTCCAATCTAAGATATCATTTGGATGGGGTGGAATTCATCAATTTATACGGTGATCAGGAATCCAGTCTTGTGCCGGATGCCGTTTCATTGGAAGGTTTGGATTTGATCATCATAGACATCCGCGATACGGGAGCGAGATATTACACTTTTTTAACCACCGCTTACTACTTTCTGGAAGAGATTAGTAAATGGAACTCCTCGGGTAGGGAAGAAATATCGGTTCTTGTTTTGGATTCTCCGAATCCAGCCGGAAAAAGAATCGAAGGATCTCCTTTACAAAAGGAATACGAATCCTTTGTGGGTGTAAGGGGTGTCTTACATCGACACGGCTTAACACCGGGGGAGTTACTTTCTTATTATAAAAAAGAGTTCTCTCTCAATATAAAAATGAAGATCGTTAAAAAGGGTTGGTATAAAAAAGAGGATTCGGAATTTCTTTGGATTCCCCCTTCGCCCAATATTCCGTTTCGCTCAACGTGTTACGTTTATGCGGGGCAGTGTCTTTTGGAAGGGACCAATCTTTCCGAGGGAAGGGGGACCACAAGGCCGTTTGAAACGTTTGGAGCTCCGTATCTGGACGAACAAAATGAAACAATTCGAAAAGTTTTGGAAAGTTCCCAAAAGGAAAGTTGTATACTGCGTCCATTAAAGTTCATTCCTACCTTTCATAAACACAAGGATGAGATTTGTGGAGGATATCAAATTCTGCTTAAGAAACCTGAAGCTTTTCACAGTTTGTTTTTCTCTCTAAAATTAATCCGACTCTTAAAAGAAGAATATACCAAGGATTTTGCCTATAGAGACGGCGCTTACGAATTCAGATCCGATCTTCCGGCGATCGATCTGCTTGTGGGGGACAGGGTTCTGCTGGATTATCTGAACGGAAAATATTCTGATTTTAGTATTTTAGAATATTTGAATGAACAAGAGGCCGTGTGGAAGAAAAATCGAAAAACGCTATTGGAGGAAATTTGA
- a CDS encoding Crp/Fnr family transcriptional regulator: MAFDPSVPQQQAQIPAGTLLFPEGSPAITLNVLHSGTVRYLTEAPGGRKMELFKLNGANLTPGSVALFTSGRYPFYLQAEEACVLSTYAMNPDSIGKSVGSRVSLGLMVARTLLKEITELFKKANQIQKITSDIEKVNDNLSILYYQFNPSVFPDIKPGSPIPDVPAEVTDRILRLCRENLKLFFDNGGLLPDRPSPQFLEEEHESQLTRLYPEEIDFQDGEFNFIRKLVVQDPKILNALFTADPSMLTYVCTKLANVLEQISGILKTSLSDLDEAFRLFFVGENSLIEKFYLILDITSSGYGTAPAEYVIPVLGAIGAKIEKYKNGHQALFATPVAGISPNAAAFQSKASSLAKKMEDTAPKTQASSASTATAGVDINAIRKELDNSASVIIQFSGLDAERVKEFSALMVKVKSLKNPLDPEGDIRKVRRTLGRHYWDMYQACFMKYMNSNRNVPKAVDLMLKYGFFDETMVDDSQIAFMYSFKESINSVSDIPISSGTEWLERIYKREIPTSLDEMGQNFFEKVKMDNRAINIKKESDIPPELDTPETRLKFEFASLYEANVRLTSGSPATHFPILTRFHSQMAIDKSYVSKKALTDIIHDLMGIDYSVFHREVIYNNNELGITKEFIQKCVIPDFILVPSIGTKVMMWQDLSVHRGAGSKESPGRIIIPIFSQGDLKTMIADALAAFRWELTKSILGAEWNNVGNPSITADYTDYIQFFKKNKDLSIEIKEKLAGDFKRFRNDRDIFANDYQLWIKYESDGVQRLNKVVRGIFYRHIPFSRQVREKVAKTPAFSEIHNRFINIRNRKYTELENRYKKYLNALGSLPDPLRENLEFYRV; this comes from the coding sequence ATGGCATTCGATCCCTCAGTTCCCCAACAACAAGCTCAAATTCCCGCGGGAACTCTATTGTTTCCCGAGGGTTCTCCCGCGATCACGCTGAACGTACTTCACAGTGGGACCGTTCGGTATCTCACCGAGGCTCCAGGCGGAAGAAAGATGGAACTTTTTAAGTTAAACGGAGCCAACCTAACTCCCGGATCTGTGGCACTTTTTACGAGCGGAAGATATCCTTTTTATCTCCAAGCGGAAGAAGCCTGTGTCTTGTCAACATACGCGATGAATCCTGACAGCATCGGAAAAAGTGTGGGATCCCGTGTTTCACTCGGGCTGATGGTTGCAAGAACGCTTCTCAAAGAGATCACAGAGCTTTTCAAAAAAGCAAATCAGATCCAAAAAATCACATCCGATATCGAAAAGGTAAACGATAACCTTTCCATTCTTTATTATCAATTCAATCCGAGTGTATTTCCTGATATAAAACCGGGATCGCCGATTCCCGATGTTCCCGCCGAAGTGACGGACCGTATCCTGCGTCTTTGCAGGGAAAATTTGAAATTATTTTTTGACAACGGAGGTCTTCTTCCCGATAGACCCAGCCCTCAGTTCTTAGAAGAGGAACACGAATCACAGCTTACCAGACTTTATCCCGAAGAGATCGATTTTCAAGATGGAGAATTCAATTTTATCCGTAAGTTAGTCGTGCAGGATCCGAAAATTTTGAACGCCCTATTCACTGCGGATCCTTCGATGCTCACCTATGTTTGCACTAAATTGGCGAATGTTTTGGAACAGATTTCAGGAATTCTCAAAACGAGTCTTTCCGATCTGGACGAAGCCTTTCGTTTGTTTTTTGTGGGAGAAAACAGTCTTATCGAAAAATTCTATCTCATTCTGGACATTACGTCCTCCGGTTACGGAACCGCTCCGGCTGAATATGTAATTCCCGTTTTAGGTGCCATTGGCGCAAAAATCGAAAAATATAAAAACGGACATCAGGCTTTGTTTGCGACTCCGGTAGCCGGCATTTCTCCGAACGCTGCAGCATTTCAATCCAAGGCGAGTTCGCTCGCAAAAAAGATGGAAGATACCGCGCCAAAAACGCAGGCTTCTTCCGCATCTACGGCAACCGCAGGTGTGGACATCAATGCGATTCGAAAAGAGTTGGACAATTCCGCTTCGGTCATCATTCAATTCTCCGGCTTGGATGCGGAAAGAGTCAAAGAATTTTCCGCATTGATGGTCAAAGTAAAAAGTCTCAAGAACCCGCTGGATCCCGAAGGAGATATCCGAAAGGTCCGAAGAACTCTTGGAAGACATTACTGGGACATGTATCAGGCTTGTTTTATGAAATACATGAACTCGAACCGAAACGTTCCGAAGGCGGTCGATCTCATGTTGAAATACGGATTTTTCGACGAGACTATGGTCGATGATTCTCAGATCGCGTTTATGTATTCCTTTAAGGAATCGATCAACTCCGTCTCCGACATTCCGATATCCAGTGGAACCGAATGGCTGGAGAGAATCTACAAAAGGGAAATTCCGACTTCCTTGGACGAGATGGGACAAAACTTTTTTGAAAAAGTAAAGATGGACAACAGAGCCATCAATATCAAAAAAGAATCGGATATTCCCCCCGAGTTGGACACGCCGGAGACCAGACTCAAATTCGAGTTTGCCTCGCTCTACGAGGCAAACGTGCGACTTACATCCGGGAGCCCCGCTACTCACTTTCCGATCTTAACAAGGTTTCACAGTCAGATGGCGATAGACAAGTCGTATGTTTCAAAAAAAGCGCTTACGGATATCATTCACGATCTGATGGGAATTGACTATTCCGTGTTTCATCGGGAAGTGATCTATAACAATAACGAACTCGGAATTACAAAAGAATTTATTCAAAAGTGTGTGATCCCGGATTTTATTCTTGTTCCTTCGATCGGAACCAAGGTGATGATGTGGCAGGATCTTTCGGTTCACAGAGGCGCGGGTTCCAAGGAAAGTCCCGGAAGAATCATAATTCCTATTTTTTCCCAAGGGGACTTGAAAACCATGATCGCGGACGCGTTAGCCGCCTTTCGTTGGGAGCTCACAAAATCGATCTTGGGTGCGGAATGGAATAACGTAGGAAACCCATCGATCACCGCGGACTACACCGACTACATTCAGTTTTTTAAAAAGAATAAGGATCTTTCCATCGAGATCAAAGAAAAATTAGCAGGCGATTTCAAACGTTTTCGAAATGATCGAGATATATTTGCAAACGACTATCAGCTCTGGATAAAATACGAATCCGACGGAGTTCAAAGACTAAACAAAGTTGTTCGGGGAATCTTTTACAGACACATTCCGTTTAGCAGACAGGTGCGCGAGAAGGTGGCAAAAACTCCCGCTTTTTCGGAAATTCACAATCGATTTATCAATATTCGAAATCGCAAATATACTGAATTGGAAAATCGTTATAAAAAATATCTGAACGCATTGGGAAGTCTTCCGGATCCGCTGCGCGAGAATTTAGAGTTTTATCGAGTTTAA